The Pseudomonas azotoformans genome has a segment encoding these proteins:
- the coxB gene encoding cytochrome c oxidase subunit II, with translation MMRHPHVWMGLLLWSVFGQAHAAWTTNMAPGATEVSHAVFDLHMTIFWICVVIGIIVFGAMFWSMIVHRRSTGQVAAKFHESTTVEILWTVVPLLILIAMAIPATKTLINIYDSSESDIDIQVTGYQWKWHYKYLGQDVEFFSNLATPAEQIHNQATKGEHYLLEVDQPLVLPVGAKVRFLVTAADVIHSWWVPAFAVKRDAIPGFVNEAWTRVEKPGIYRGQCAELCGKDHGFMPIVVEVKSKADYETWLGERKEEAAKLKELTSKEWTLEELVARGDKVYHTTCVACHQAEGQGLPPMFPALKGSKIATGPAADHLSIVYHGKPGTAMAAFGKQLSEVDIAAVVTYERNAWGNNKGDMVTPKDVLAIKQAESK, from the coding sequence ATGATGCGACATCCACACGTTTGGATGGGCCTCCTGTTGTGGTCAGTATTCGGCCAGGCACATGCCGCCTGGACAACGAATATGGCGCCAGGGGCGACAGAAGTCAGTCACGCAGTGTTCGACCTGCACATGACCATTTTCTGGATCTGTGTGGTGATCGGCATCATCGTGTTTGGCGCGATGTTCTGGTCGATGATCGTTCATCGCCGGTCCACGGGCCAGGTCGCGGCCAAGTTCCACGAGAGCACCACCGTGGAAATCCTCTGGACCGTCGTGCCCTTGCTGATCCTGATCGCGATGGCCATTCCGGCTACCAAGACCCTGATCAATATCTACGACAGCAGTGAGTCGGATATCGATATCCAGGTCACCGGCTACCAGTGGAAGTGGCATTACAAATACCTGGGCCAGGACGTGGAGTTCTTCAGCAACCTGGCTACGCCCGCCGAACAGATCCATAACCAGGCCACCAAGGGCGAACACTACCTATTGGAAGTCGACCAGCCGCTGGTGTTGCCGGTGGGCGCCAAGGTGCGCTTTCTGGTGACCGCCGCTGACGTGATCCACTCCTGGTGGGTGCCGGCCTTTGCGGTCAAGCGCGACGCCATTCCCGGGTTCGTCAACGAGGCCTGGACCCGCGTTGAGAAACCCGGCATCTACCGTGGCCAATGCGCCGAACTGTGCGGCAAGGACCACGGCTTCATGCCCATTGTGGTCGAGGTCAAGTCCAAGGCCGACTACGAAACCTGGCTGGGTGAGCGCAAGGAAGAGGCCGCCAAGCTCAAGGAGCTGACCTCCAAAGAGTGGACGCTGGAAGAGTTGGTGGCCCGTGGCGACAAGGTCTACCACACCACCTGCGTGGCCTGTCACCAGGCCGAAGGCCAGGGCCTGCCGCCGATGTTCCCGGCGCTCAAGGGCTCCAAGATTGCGACCGGCCCGGCAGCTGACCACCTGAGCATTGTCTACCACGGCAAGCCTGGCACCGCGATGGCGGCTTTCGGCAAGCAGCTCTCGGAAGTGGACATCGCCGCCGTAGTGACCTACGAGCGCAATGCCTGGGGCAACAACAAAGGCGACATGGTCACGCCTAAAGACGTGCTGGCCATCAAGCAGGCGGAAAGCAAATGA